DNA from Pseudocitrobacter corydidari:
AAACGGTGCTGCGCGAGCGCGATCTCATCTCCGTTCCGGCGGGGATCTATCGCGGCCTGTTTAACCACGGCGAAGAAGAAGCGCTGATGTGCGTGATGCTCGGCACCAAAAAGCCCGAAATCCCAACCTATCCGGCAGACCATCCGCTGTCGAAAGTGAAACGTAACTAAGGAATGACGATGACGGGTTTTCGTGAACAGGGCCATGGCGTGCCGGTGATGCTGCTGCATGGCATCAGCTCCGGTGCCGCTTCCTGGCATAAGCAGATGGCGCTGCCGGGCTGCCGCGTGCTGGCCTGGGATATGCCGGGTTATGGCGAAAGCCCGATGCTGGCAACCGAGCGGGCGAATGCGGGCGACTACGCCGATGCGCTTGCGCTGTTGCTTGACCGTGCTGGCGTCTGGCAAACGGTGCTGGTGGGGCATTCGCTGGGCGCGCTGGTCGCCAGCGCGTTTGCTGCGCGTTACCCCGAACGGGTAGTGCATCTGCTGCTGGCTGACCCGGCGCAGGGTTACGGCAACGCGACGGCGGAAAAGCGCGAACAGGTGTGGCGCAGCCGGGAACAGCAAATAGCGATGGGCGGCGAGATCCTCGCGCAAACCCGCGCGGCGGCACTGCTGCAACCGGCGGCATGCCAGGACGATGTGGCGACGGTGGCGGCAGGGATGCGACGTCTGCGCCCGGAAGGGTATCTGGCGGCGGCGTGGATGCTGGCGCACGACGATATTCACCGCTGGCTTGAACAATACGGCGGTGCGTTCAGCGTGTGCTGCGGTGAGCAGGACACCATCACGCCACCGGATGCCGCGCAGGCGCTGGCCGCACGTTACGGCATGCCGTACACCGTCGTTCCTGCGGCCGGGCATGCCAGCTATCTCGATAACGAAACGACATTTAATCAATGGCTTTTGCAGGCAATGGAAGAGGTGCGCGATGAATGCACAAATTGAAGGGCGTGTAGCGGTAGTCACCGGGGGATCGTCGGGGATCGGTTTTGAAACCCTGCGCCTGTTACTGGGTGAAGGCGCAAAAGTGGCGTTTTGTGGCCGCGATGCGGACAGGCTCGCCAGCGCGCACGCCGCGTTGCTCAACGAATTTCCGCAGGGTGAGGTTTTCTCTGCCTGCTGCGATGTACTGAAAGAAGAGGATGTGCAGGCGTTCGCCGCCGCCGTTGAGGCGAATCTGGGCCGCGCCGACATGCTGATCAACAACGCCGGGCAGGGCTTTGTCGCCCATTTTGCCGACACTCCGCGCAGCGCATGGCTGCATGAGGCCGAGCTGAAATTGTTTGGCGTCATCAACCCGGTGCAGGCGTTTTTAAGCCAGCTGGAAGCGTCGGATATCGCGTCGATCACCTGCGTGAACTCGCTGCTGGCGCTACAGCCGGAAGAGCACATGATAGCCACCTCGGCTGCGCGCGCCGCGCTGCTGAACATGACGCTCACCCTGTCGAAAGATCTGATTGAGAAAGGTATCCGCGTAAATTCCATCCTGCTGGGGATGGTGGAATCTGGCCAATGGAAGCGCCGCTATGAGCAGCGCAGTGATAAAAGCCAGAGCTGGCCGGAGTGGACCGGTGATATCGCCCGTAAGCGCGGTATTCCGATGGGCCGTCTGGGCAAACCGCAGGAGCCCGCTCAGGCGCTGTTATTCCTGGCGTCGCCGCTGGCCTCGTTCACCACCGGGGCCGCGCTGGATGTCTCCGGCGGTTTCTGCCGTCACCTTTAAGGAGCAATGATGAAAAAGGTCATGTTAATTGGCTACGGCGCGATGGCGCAGGCGGTGATCGAACGTTTACCTGCCAACGTGGCGATCGGCTGGATCGTGGCGCGGGAATCACATCATCAGGCGATCCTGGCGCGTTTTCACGGCGAGGTTACCCCGCTGGTGGATCCGCTGGCATGCGATGCTACGCCGGATCTGGTGCTGGAGTGCGCCAGCCAGCAGGCGGTGGCGCAGTACGGCGAAGCGGTCCTCAAACGTGGCTGGCACCTGGCGGTTATCTCCACCGGTGCGCTGGCCGATAGCGAACTTGAACAGCGGCTGCTGAATGCGGGGGGGAAATTAACCCTGCTGGCAGGCGCGGTGGCGGGCATCGACGGTTTATCGGCGGCAAAAGAGGGCGGCTTGCAGCGCGTGACCTATCAGTCGCGTAAAAGCCCGGCCAGCTGGCGTGGGAGCTACGCCGAGCAGTTGATTGACCTGGCGACGGTGCAGGAAGCGCAAATCTTTTTCGAAGGCAGTGCGCGGGAAGCCGCACGCCTCTTCCCGGCAAATGCCAACGTGGCGGCAACCGTGGCGCTGGGCGGCGTGGGAATGGACGACACCCGCGTTCAGTTAATGGTTGATCCGGCGACAAAACGTAACACCCATACCCTGCACGTTGAGGGGCTGTTTGGCGAATTCCACCTCGAACTCAGCGGCCTGCCGCTCGCCAGCAACCCGAAAACCTCCACGCTGGCGGCGCTGAGTGCGGTGCGCGCCTGCCGTGAACTGGCTCAGTGCTAAGAGGCTGATATGCAAGAACTCTCTATTTTTGTGGGCGGAGCCTGGCGACGCGGTAACGGTGACGCGATGCAGAGCACCTTCCCGGCGGACGGTTCGCTGAACGCCACCCTCAACGCCGCCAGCATCGACGATCTGAACGACGCGGTGAAAAGCGCCGAGCGCGCCTGGCGTGACCCGGCATGGCGCAATGCGCTGCCGCATCAGCGGGCAAAAGTGCTGCACAAGGTCGCCGATATTATCGAATCGCGCGTAGATGAACTGGCCCTGATGCAAAGCCGCGACAACGGCAAACCGTTGCCGGAAGCGCGTGGCCTGGTGCTGAGCGCGGCGGGAACGGCGCGTTATTTTGCGGCGGCCTGCGAACTGCTGGAAGGCGAGCTGCCGACCCCGCGCATGGCGGAGGTATTAACCCTCAGCCGCTATGAACCGCTGGGCGTGGTGGCGGCCATTACGCCGTGGAACTCGCCGATTGCCAGCGAAATGCAGAAGGTCGCTCCGGCGATTGCGGCGGGCAATGCGGTGATCCTCAAACCGGCGGAGGCCACGCCGCTGATGGCGCTTGAACTGGCACGTATTTTTGAACAGGCAGGGCTGCCTGCCGGGCTGTTGAGCGTGTTGCCGGGGAAAGGCTCGGTGATTGGCGATGCGCTGGCGCGCCATCCCTTGATTCGCAAAATCTCTTTCACCGGCGGCACGACTACCGGGCGGCATCTGGCGCACGTGGCGGCGGAAAAACTGATCCCCGCTTCGCTGGAGCTGGGCGGAAAATCGCCGACTATCGTGCTGGAAGATGCCGATATCGAACAGGCGGCGCGCGGCATTTGCTACGGCATTTTCAGTTCGGCAGGGCAGGCGTGTATCGCCGGTTCGCGTCTGTTTATTCACGAATCCGTTTATCAACCGCTAATGGCGCGGCTGCTGGAATTAACCCGTGGGCTGCGCGTTGGGCACCCTCATCAGGAAGGCACGCACATTGGGCCGCTGATTAACGAAAAGCACCGTAAAAGCGTGATGGATTACGTCGCGCTGGCACAGAAAGAGGGCGGGCGCGTGCTGTGCGGCGGTGAAATTCCCGCAGACCCGGCGCTTGCCAGTGGCAGCTATTTCCAGCCGACGATTATCGACGGCCTGAATTATCAGGCGCGCGTCTGTCAGGAAGAGATCTTCGGCCCGGTGCTGGTGGCCATGCCGTTTGCCGACGAAGAGTCGCTGATTTCTGAGGCAAACGCATCGGTTTACGGGCTGGCGGCGGGTATCTGGACACGCGACACCGGGCGAGCGCTGCGCTTAAGCGAGCGGCTGGAAGCGGGCACGGTGTGGATCAACACCTACAAAGTTTTCGCCATTTCGACCCCGTTTGGGGGCTTTAAAGAGAGCGGTCTGGGCCGCGAAAAGGGTATTCAGGGGCTGAAAGCCTGGATGCAACAAAAGAGCATTTATCTGGCGACGGGCAATAGCGTCAACCGCTGGTGCGACTAAGAATAAGGGTGAGTTATGAGTGAAATGATTACCGTCGGCGAGGCCATTGCCAGAACGCTGGAGCAGTATCAGGTAGACGCTATCTACGGCGTTATCTCTATCCACAACCTGCCGATTGCCGATGCCGTTGGGCAGCGTGGCAATATCCGTTTCGTCCCGGCGCGCGGGGAAGCGGGATCGGTGACGATGGCGGATGCGCACGGGCGTTTTTCCGGGCTTGGCGTGGCGCTGACCAGCACCGGCGCAGGCGCGGGCAATGCCGTTGGCGCACTGGTCGAGGCGATGAACGCCTGCACGCCGCTGCTGCATCTGACCGGCCAGGTAGAAAAAGCCTGGCTCGACGCGGATACCGGGTTTATTCACGAGACGCGCGACCAGCTGACTTTTCTGAAGGCCAGCTCAAAACGCGCCTATCGCATCAGCAATGCCAATCAGGCGATAGCGATTCTGCATAAAGCGATTCAGGACGCGCAGACCCCGCCGTGTGGCCCGGTGTCGGTGGAAATTCCTATTGATATTCAGGGCGCGAAAATTCCCGCTTCGCTGGTGACGGCAGCAGTGCGTCCGGCGACGCCTGCGGCGGTGGATGCCGCAACCGTTGATGCGCTGTGGGCGCAGCTTAAGCAGGCGAAGCAACCGCTGCTGTGGTTGGGCGGTGGGGCGCTTTC
Protein-coding regions in this window:
- a CDS encoding alpha/beta fold hydrolase yields the protein MTGFREQGHGVPVMLLHGISSGAASWHKQMALPGCRVLAWDMPGYGESPMLATERANAGDYADALALLLDRAGVWQTVLVGHSLGALVASAFAARYPERVVHLLLADPAQGYGNATAEKREQVWRSREQQIAMGGEILAQTRAAALLQPAACQDDVATVAAGMRRLRPEGYLAAAWMLAHDDIHRWLEQYGGAFSVCCGEQDTITPPDAAQALAARYGMPYTVVPAAGHASYLDNETTFNQWLLQAMEEVRDECTN
- a CDS encoding SDR family oxidoreductase; protein product: MNAQIEGRVAVVTGGSSGIGFETLRLLLGEGAKVAFCGRDADRLASAHAALLNEFPQGEVFSACCDVLKEEDVQAFAAAVEANLGRADMLINNAGQGFVAHFADTPRSAWLHEAELKLFGVINPVQAFLSQLEASDIASITCVNSLLALQPEEHMIATSAARAALLNMTLTLSKDLIEKGIRVNSILLGMVESGQWKRRYEQRSDKSQSWPEWTGDIARKRGIPMGRLGKPQEPAQALLFLASPLASFTTGAALDVSGGFCRHL
- a CDS encoding aspartate dehydrogenase, with translation MKKVMLIGYGAMAQAVIERLPANVAIGWIVARESHHQAILARFHGEVTPLVDPLACDATPDLVLECASQQAVAQYGEAVLKRGWHLAVISTGALADSELEQRLLNAGGKLTLLAGAVAGIDGLSAAKEGGLQRVTYQSRKSPASWRGSYAEQLIDLATVQEAQIFFEGSAREAARLFPANANVAATVALGGVGMDDTRVQLMVDPATKRNTHTLHVEGLFGEFHLELSGLPLASNPKTSTLAALSAVRACRELAQC
- a CDS encoding aldehyde dehydrogenase, producing the protein MQELSIFVGGAWRRGNGDAMQSTFPADGSLNATLNAASIDDLNDAVKSAERAWRDPAWRNALPHQRAKVLHKVADIIESRVDELALMQSRDNGKPLPEARGLVLSAAGTARYFAAACELLEGELPTPRMAEVLTLSRYEPLGVVAAITPWNSPIASEMQKVAPAIAAGNAVILKPAEATPLMALELARIFEQAGLPAGLLSVLPGKGSVIGDALARHPLIRKISFTGGTTTGRHLAHVAAEKLIPASLELGGKSPTIVLEDADIEQAARGICYGIFSSAGQACIAGSRLFIHESVYQPLMARLLELTRGLRVGHPHQEGTHIGPLINEKHRKSVMDYVALAQKEGGRVLCGGEIPADPALASGSYFQPTIIDGLNYQARVCQEEIFGPVLVAMPFADEESLISEANASVYGLAAGIWTRDTGRALRLSERLEAGTVWINTYKVFAISTPFGGFKESGLGREKGIQGLKAWMQQKSIYLATGNSVNRWCD